The window GACCTTGCGGTCGGCCAGCTCCTTGAACCGGCTGAATGCGGCGTTGAGGGCGTCGCCGTGGACCGACAGCCCCATCTGGGCCAGCGTCTCGGAGAAGGCGTGGCGCCCCGAGTGCTTGCCGAGGACGATCTGGCGGCCCTGCTGGCCCACCGTCGAGGCGTCGATGATCTCGTAGGTGCTGCGCTCGGCCAGCACACCGTGCTGGTGGATGCCCGACTCGTGGGCGAAGGCGTTGCGGCCCACGACGGCCTTGTTGTACTGGACCGGATAACCGGTAAGCCGGCTGACCAGACGGGAGGCTCGAGCCAGCTCCTCGGTGCGGGCGACCGTCTCCAGCCCGGGGAACTGATCGGGCCGGATCTTGAGAGCCATCACCACCTCCTCGAGGGCGGCGTTCCCCGCACGTTCGCCGAGCCCGTTCACGCACACCTCGACCTGCCGGGCGCCCGCCCGGACCCCGGCCAGGCTGTTGGCCACGGCCATGCCGAGGTCGTTGTGGCAGTGGGTGGACAGCACGTAGTCCCCCGCCACCTCCTTGCGTACGTGCTGGATGAGGGCGCCGAAGTCCCACGGGATGCCGTAGCCGACCGTGTCGGGGATGTTGAGCGTCGTCGCCCCGGCCTCGACCGCGGCCTGGAGGACCTCCATCATGAAGTCGAGCGGCGTACGCGTGGCGTCCTGGGGGCTGAACTCGACGTCGTCTGTGTGCTCACGGGCGCGGCTCACTCCCGCCCTCGTCTCGGCCACCACCTGCTCGGGCGTCATGCGCAGCATGTGCTCCATGTGGGACGGGCTGGTCGAGATGAAGACGTGGATGCGGGCGCGGTCGGCGTCGCGGACGGCGGACCAGCAGCGGTCGACGTCGCCCCGGTGGGTCCGCGAGAGCCCGGCGATCGCGGGGCCCCGCACGGTGCGGGCGATGGTCTGGACGGCGTCGAAGTCACCCTCGCTGGCCACAGGGAAGCCGGCCTCGATGTAGTCCACCCCGAGGCGCGCCAGCTGCTCGGCGATCTCGAGCTTCTCGCCCACATCGAGCGAGATGCCCGGCGACTGCTCCCCGTCTCGCAGGGTGGTGTCGAAGATGATCAGCTGGTCGGCCATCGCAGTTTCCTTGCTTCAGGGCCGGCCTCCCGGGCCGGCCTCGGATTTGTCCCGAAAGTCGTGTGTTGAGGGCGCGGATGCAATAAAAAACCCCCTGGGCCCGAAGGCGCAGGAGGCGTGGGCGAGCGCTGGCGGCGCTCGCCGTCAGGTAAGGAGGAGGCTCGTGGCGGATAGAACCCTTTTCATCGTGGAAAGATCGTCGCAAACCAGGCGCGGGGCGTCAAGACGTTTCGGCGCGCATCGAACAGGAGGCACGCGCTGATGCTGCAGCGATGGGTCCGGATGGTCGTGCTGCTGGGTCTGCTCGCCGGCCTCACGGTGGCTGTGGTGCTTCGCGTCCGCCGGCCCGGGCCGGGCGCCAACGGAGCCCCGTACAACCCGGTGGTGACAGAGGATTGGCCGCCCGTGCCCTCTCGGGTGCAGACCGAGGAACGGTGGGTCGAGCCGGACGGTCGTGTCTGTCCCGCCTCGCACCCCGTCAAGGGCAAGCTCTCGAGCGGACGCTTCCACTTGCCGGGGATGGCGGTCTACGACCGCACGATCCCCGACCGCTGCTACGCCACCGCCGAGGCCGCAGAGCTCGACGGCCTTCAGCGCTCCAAGCACTAGCAGAGCGGGCGAAGCCGCCCACCGATCAGCCCGACGTGACGCTGTGCACGTCGAGGATGCCGTCGGCTCGAGCCAGGCGCTCGAGCACGTCGGTCGGCGTCGGTCGGTCGGTCGACAGCACCATGAGGGCGGTGCTGGCGTGGGCCGAAGGGCCGACGGCCATGCTGGAGATGCTCACCTCCGCCTCGCCCAGGGCCAGGCCCACCACGCCGATCATGCCGGGGCGGTCGTCGTTGCGGACCACCAGCATGTGGCGGGCTGGTGGGACCTCGACCGTGTGATCGTCGACCATGACGATGCGGGGTTCGGTTCGCACCCCCGCCAGGGTCCCCGCCACAGCATGGTCAGGACCGCGCAAGGTGACCAGGTTGACGAAATCGCGCGCCGACGTGGTGGTCGACTCCCTCACCTCCAGGCCGCGCTCCTCGGCCAACTGAGGGGCGTTGACATAGGAGACCGGCTCCTCGGTGCCGGCGGCGAAGAGGCCCTTGAGAATCGAGAGCGTGAGGATCCGGGTGTCGTAGCCGGCCAGGGCGCCCTGGTACTCGATGTCGAGCCGGTCGGGCAGGCCCTCGTTGAGCGAGGCGAAGATGCGTCCCAGCCGCTCGGCGAGCGGCAGGAACGGCCGCACCGTCTCCGAGGCCTCACCGGCGCCGACGTTCACCGCCAGCGGCACGAAGTCGCCGGCGAGGGCGAGCAGCACCTGCTCGGCGATGGTGACCCCTGCCTTGTCCTGAGCCTCCCGCGTGCTGGCCGCCAGGTGCGGAGTGACCACGACAGTGTCCAGCTCGAACAGCGGCGACGAGGTGGTCGGCTCCGTCGCGAACACGTCGATGCCAGCGCCGGCGACCCGGCCCGAGCGAACGGCTTCGGCCAGCGCGTCCTCGTCCACGATGCCTCCCCGGGCGGTGTTGATGATCCGCAATCCGGGCTTGGCCAGGGCCAGGAGATCCTTGCCGATCAGCCCGAGCGTCTCGGGCGTCTTGGGCAGGTGGACGGTGACGAAGTCGGCCTCTGCCATCAGGTCCTCGAGCGACGTCATCGTCACACCCATCTGGCGGGCCCGGTCCGTGGACACATACGGGTCGTATGCGCTGAGCCGCATCCCGAACGAGTGGGCCCGCTGGGCGACCAGCGCCCCCACGCGCCCGAGGCCGACGATGCCGAGCGTCTTGCCGTGCAGCTCGACGCCCTCCCAGCGGGAGCGTTCCCATTTCCCGGCGACGAGGGCGGCATGGGCTTGAGGAAGATTGCGGGCCTGGGCCAGCAGGAGGGCCATGGCGTGCTCGGCGGCGGACAGGATGTTGGACTGCGGCGCGTTCACCACCATGACGCCGCGCCGGGTGGCGGCGGCCACGTCGACGTTGTCGACGCCGATGCCCGCCCGGCCCACGACCACGAGCTCGGACCCGGCGGCGAGCGCGTCGGCGTCCACCGTGGTGGCGGAGCGGACGATGAGGGCCTGGGCGCCGACCAACGCCTGCCGGAGCTCGGCGGGCGACAAGCCGATGCGAACGTCGACCTCGTTGCCGGCGGACCGCAGCAGCTCGATGCCGCCCTCGGCGATGGGCTCGGTGACGAGGACGCGGCTCACGGCGCCGCTTCGCCCAGCACCTCGCCCAGCCGCCGGACACCTTCGATCAGCTGGTCGTCGGCGAGCGCATAGGAGAGCCGGGCGTAACCCGGCGTGCCGAACGCCTCGCCGGGAACGACCGCGACGCGGGCCTCGTCGAGCAGGACGGCGGCGAGCTCCAGGGACGACGTCGGTCGGTGGCCCCTGATCGAGCGCCCCAGCAGCCCGGCCACGGACGGAAAGGCATAGAAGGCGCCCTCCGGCTCCAGGCATGACACCCCGGGGATGTCGTTGAGCCCGGCGTGCAGGAGGCGCCGGCGTCGGTCGAAGACCTGCCGCATGGCGCTCATGGCCGAGAGGTCGCCGGACACGGCGGCGAGGGCCGCCCGCTGGCAGACGTCGGCCACGTTGGAGGTCGAATGCGACTGGAGGTTGATCGCCGCCCGGACCACCTCGGTGGGACCGATCAGCCAGCCGACGCGCCAACCCGTCATGGCATACGTCTTCGACACCCCGTTGACGACCACGCAGCGCTCGGCGGCGTCGGGCACGAGGACGGGCAGCGAATGGTGCGTCCGCCCGCCATAGACGAGGTGCTCGTAGATCTCGTCGGTCACC is drawn from Acidimicrobiales bacterium and contains these coding sequences:
- a CDS encoding 2-isopropylmalate synthase — protein: MADQLIIFDTTLRDGEQSPGISLDVGEKLEIAEQLARLGVDYIEAGFPVASEGDFDAVQTIARTVRGPAIAGLSRTHRGDVDRCWSAVRDADRARIHVFISTSPSHMEHMLRMTPEQVVAETRAGVSRAREHTDDVEFSPQDATRTPLDFMMEVLQAAVEAGATTLNIPDTVGYGIPWDFGALIQHVRKEVAGDYVLSTHCHNDLGMAVANSLAGVRAGARQVEVCVNGLGERAGNAALEEVVMALKIRPDQFPGLETVARTEELARASRLVSRLTGYPVQYNKAVVGRNAFAHESGIHQHGVLAERSTYEIIDASTVGQQGRQIVLGKHSGRHAFSETLAQMGLSVHGDALNAAFSRFKELADRKVQITEADLEAIVVEELGATMEEAFALESLEVSGGTVGVPHARVIVSRAGTKSEASAEGDGMIDAACQAIRVATGIEASMTGFNVSSVTGGIDALGDVVVQLESGGVRVSGHGVSTDVVEASARAYLNAVNRLIRLRARNHVRSSEVGP
- the serA gene encoding phosphoglycerate dehydrogenase; the protein is MSRVLVTEPIAEGGIELLRSAGNEVDVRIGLSPAELRQALVGAQALIVRSATTVDADALAAGSELVVVGRAGIGVDNVDVAAATRRGVMVVNAPQSNILSAAEHAMALLLAQARNLPQAHAALVAGKWERSRWEGVELHGKTLGIVGLGRVGALVAQRAHSFGMRLSAYDPYVSTDRARQMGVTMTSLEDLMAEADFVTVHLPKTPETLGLIGKDLLALAKPGLRIINTARGGIVDEDALAEAVRSGRVAGAGIDVFATEPTTSSPLFELDTVVVTPHLAASTREAQDKAGVTIAEQVLLALAGDFVPLAVNVGAGEASETVRPFLPLAERLGRIFASLNEGLPDRLDIEYQGALAGYDTRILTLSILKGLFAAGTEEPVSYVNAPQLAEERGLEVRESTTTSARDFVNLVTLRGPDHAVAGTLAGVRTEPRIVMVDDHTVEVPPARHMLVVRNDDRPGMIGVVGLALGEAEVSISSMAVGPSAHASTALMVLSTDRPTPTDVLERLARADGILDVHSVTSG